The window AACAAATCATAAAACCATGGTGTCCTATTACTTGGCTTCCAGCTACAAGGCTCTGAGTAATTTAGTGATGTAATACCATAATGTCTCTAATGGCatgtataagtatataatggCTTCATAAAGATTGTAAGCATTATCAAACTAGAGTTTCTGTAATCCTCctgaatatattattatctatGCTGTAACTTTATGCAAATGCTGCAGCAGCTCTGTTTTCCAACATTTTTGCTGGCAGTGTCTTTTGACATCTTGGGCTCTTGGCAGTTAAAATTTATGCATGAAATATTACATTTATTTTCTGGGGAAATTTTACATTTATCCTGTGAATAGTGTACTAATTATAGGAAATTGAGGAAAATGTGAAATGTCTTTTTTAAAATCCATTGATTTTCACATATCTACATAAGTGAACTATTTTTTTCGAAAAATGTTGGTATGTgaaattgttatttttcttgatttcgTGCAAAATGCTAGTTCAAGcattttaaattgataatttaaaaaatctgtaTTTATTAACACAAAAGATCAATGGAGTGtttcgacacacattttaagatttttataaattatagtttaataaattattttaatttttctcacattaaattatatatgtcaACTCAACACGTGTTTTaaggtttatatatatattttaactctttttaaataaaattttaataattaaacttttattaaaaacaaaaaatttaaaataaataaattattgaacTACATTTTAAAGGTGCACTTGGAGGGAGGTAGTACTATTTAATACAAAAACGTTACATGGGTCATAACAACAATGTTAAACCAAGTAACAATGCCTCAAACGTTACACAAGAGACATTATGACAATTAAAAGAAACATGTAATCCCTAAAATCTATAAATACAAATCATGATAATGTCTTAAATCATATCTGCTGGCCTGTATCAGTTTTAAGATGGAGCCTATGGGCATAGTTGCATTTACAGGGGGAGTTATAGGACAGATTGGGTTGATCTTCTTCTGGTGCCGCCCTGTGGTTAACCGTATCAAGAGTCTGATCGACTGTCTTCGCCACCCACGTCCGCCACCAGCTCGCCCCGTCTCGGCTGATGCTATTTTCAAGGCCATGCAGCACAGATTCGAGTCGTAGAGCATATAAGATTTTCGAGTAACCTGTTGTCCTCTGTTGAGCATGATGCTTCTGTGATCGGACCAGATTGTGTAGATAACTAAAAAGTGCGGAATTGATTGTATTTGCACTATATattcaataaattatatttatagttaACAACTAGCTCAGTACTTTACCATGATGTGAGCAACACCTTAAGAGCAAACAAAGAATAAACACTTCCTATATCAATTCATTAAACTTCACCAAATATCACTTGTCACAtgtaaaaaggaaaaaaaccaATCCCAAAATATGTTACATGCAGTCTAAACCAAACCCAAAATATTAAGCTCAAGGTACATACTTGATCATATTTTTGCTCAGAGATGAGTATTACAATGGTCTCTCGCCTGGGAGATAAGACATAGACCCACCATCCACTTGCTTCCTCTTGCTTTGAAAGATACCGCTGAGATTAGGCACAAGTGCTTTTTTTGTCAAGGAGGTCTTGGCCTTTTCCAGCTTGCTCGATTTCACAACTTTCTCGGGTTGGTAATGATTTTGGACAGTGTAGTGGTTGGGTGATGACTCTATTGACTTCTCTGTCTGTATTGACTTTTCTGTTTCTTCCAGTATCCGAGCTGCAGTTTCTGCTGCCTTCTTTTGTTCACGTTCGCGCCATTTTCTGAGCTCTCCCTCCACTGCCTTTTTGGCTGCCTCAGCCATCTCAGCTTTCTTCAATGACTCCTGAGTTGCTGCTTTTATCTCTTCGATCTCCTTCTGCGTAGCCTCCAACCTCTTGATGGCCTCGTTCTCACTAGCTTTCACGGCCTCGACTTGAGCCATAGCAGCAGCTACTTTCATCTCTGCTAGTTTTTCAGATTCTTCGACCTTCCGGCTCAATGACTCAAATTCTTCTTTTGATAGAGTGATTTGAGCACCGGATTCTGAAGTAGAGGCACGTGCAACACTGGTTCTCTCAGACATTAATTTTATCTGATCAAGGGCACTAGATTCAGCGGCCTTTGCTTCTTCTGCTTCCATGAGTGCAATTTTGAGTACGTCTTCTGCTTCTTCATGTGCAATTTTTTCCTTTTCAGCTTCCTTTTTTAACTCCTCGGCTTGCTTCTTCATGAGCTCTGATTCATGTTTTGCATCTTCACATTCTACTGACAACTGTTTAAGTGTTGAGATCAAATCTTCGGAAGCACCTCTTGCCTTGGATTCTTCAGTAATAGCAGCTTCAAGTTCAGATTTGCACTTTCTGAGCTTGACGTGCAGGTATCCAGCAACAGATTCTGTttcattttccttttccttcaattcagcatgttcttttTTCACATTCTCCAGCTCCGTCTTTAGGGATTCTACTAAGCTTCTGAGGGAGCTTTCCTCTTCTGCAACTTTTTGCAACGAATCCTTAGCATCGTCCAGCTCTGAAGTGACAGCTTTGACAGAATCAAGATCGGAAGTTCTCGCACTGTCAATATCTTTACGTATAACTCCTATAGCAATGGCTGCTTCAGCCAACTCAGATTCAAGTTGTTTAGTAAGTTCAGGATCAACTTCCTCCTTCAATTCAAGCAATTTCTTCGCAGATTCTTCAAGCTTAGCTTTATGAAGTTGCTTCTGAACATCCTTCTCAGCATATATCTTTGCTTCATCTTGTTGGGTTTGTGTTGTTGCAACCTTCACCTGCCCTATGGACTCCTGGACAACTGTGATTTCCTTTGATAGCTCACTAGCTCTTACCATGTTTGCTTTAGCTGCATCTTCAGCTTCTGTAATTTGCTTGAGGGCAGAAGCCTTTTCTTCTGCAGTAGCATTACAATCCTGACGTATCTTCTGTAGTGTTTGTTTTGCAGCAGCTAACTCATCAGAAGCAAGTGTGTATTGTTTTCTTGTTGCTTCTGAATCATAATTTGAAGCACTATCGGTTCCAGTCGGAATACCGCCGTTTGATTCCTCAAGTTTCTTTGCCTGATCCATTGCAGCTTCTGTAGCCTTGGTTGATATGTCCTTGGCCTCATTGACTGCTTTAAGTTTTTGTGACAGTTCCTCCACGGTCCTTTTAGCTCTTTCAAGCTCTGCGGCTTCTTGGGCTTTTATAGTTTCAACATTTTGTAATCGCTCTTTCAACTTATGTAGCTCTTTCTGTGCCAAATGAAGCTGTGTCTCCTTTGCCAGTACTCTCTGAAGCAAGAGAAAGATACagtaaataaaaagtaaaacatTGACATAGGCCCTATGAAGGCTAATGATCATATTAACGGGGTAAACAAAAGGAAAATATTAcaatgataaaaaataatagCTAAACCTAATAATTATCAACTGATAGTTGGTTATTGGACATTTACATACTACAATGCTGCTAACGTCAAAATGATTGAATTTCGAGGACTTGTCAGCACACTCTCTAAATGCTCCAATGTCTTTCAGTCTTGTTATCTGTGAAAGAAGTGCTAAATGCACTTACCTAGCTAATCATCTACAAATTTCCTATCCAATGAAATTTAATACTGCATATGACTACACATCCGATAACAAACACAGGAAAGAGTAGAACACAGACATGATACAAGGTTTTCAGGAAGTCACTAGATCAAcagtccaaaaaaaaaaaatcactaagTGATATAGAAAAACTAACTCTGGGAATGTTCATAAAGTATAAAGGGTATACCTAGCatcgaaaattatttaaacccCATTATCCACCTTTTCAACTAGCCATTTTGAATTAACTGCCAAAAGTAAAGAAAAATGTTTGTGAAAGACATCTTTACCATCTTAGGTTAGTACAACATAGAAACTATTCTGCAACACCAAGCTGCTTGGAGAAAATTTTGTCAACCAAAACATGTACTTGTTTGTTTTGGTAGGATTATGTTGCTAAAAAACTGATCCATCTTTTTAAGAGAATAGTATGAATGCTTTATAAAGACAATCACTATTAAAACAGCAATCTAAATTGAGCTAATATGACACAAATAATCCGGCGGAGCAGTCCTGACATCAGATATCAGCATGTTTATTACAGTATAACTCAACTCTCAAAGTAACtcattttgttaaaagaaaaaatGTCTACAGTTCTACAACAAAATAAATCATTCAATTTAACACTGCATTGAACTGCTCACAAAAGTGCAAACCCGTGGTAATAAGATATAGTATCATACAAGCTCACCTCTGCAGAGTCAGGCCTTGCCTTCCTGATTGCTGGTCTCTCCCCAGAAAAAGCACCTTCCCCAAACATGTTGACAGCATCTTTGACAGACTGAAATGGTGCCCTTGTGTCTATTTCGCCAACCTGAACCTTGGGAGATCCAGTACTCTTACTGTCTTTAGCAACCATATTtactgatattttatttttttcttgagCACGaccagaaaaacaaaaaaaaaaaaaattgagttgcGATActtaatataagaaaattttaaaaaataaaataaataaaaatagttaaCTAAGGACAGGGCAGCAGACAAGTTGAAACTTGACACTATATCATGCATTGCAGGCTCAGCTAATCACCAGCATATGCACAAGAACAATCAGGAAACACAAACCATTAGTAACATAATAAGTAGTAGGTAACACAAATCATAATAAGGAACATTTTTGTACACATGAAACGTTATTAGCTAACTTATTCATCGTTAATTGCATCTATTCTTATTACTATCATACACGGTACTTATATTTAACATTAATCGCAATAAGATGAAGTTTAAGTCTGCAGAGTCCAGTAAATGATTAAAGATCATGCCCAGTAATTAGAGCAAGATTAGTAAAGAAACACCCAATAGTCAATTGTAAAAAAGGACATCCCATTAGCAGGTAAAACATGTTTCCCAGTCCAGAAAGAAATAAGAGCTCGAATCACATAGTCTAGCAATGAGTACAAAGTACAAACTATATACAACTTAACAAATACTTGCCAAGTCAACTTACACAATTTCTAGAAATTTGACCTTGAGATAACACAATCATAAGTATCAAAAGCTTTCAAGACATAAACTAAACCCAGTTCAtctgtgtgtgtgagagaggaaggagtgagagagagagagagagggagggagggagagagagggggggagggagagagagagagaggctggtAAAAAGTGAAGAAACAAAACCAAGGGTTTTGAGCCAGAAAGTATACAGAAAGAAGAGTTGGCAAAATCTAACCTCAGCAGCTTCAACGATCATCCCACACTCTTTAAACCCCCAAAGTCAAACTTTCAAAAGACCCCAGAAACCAAACACCAAAAAGATCAAATCTCCACCCAAAAAACCAAGATAAGCAACACAATCAGCCAAGAAACCCCAATTCAAATCTCCAAGAAACTTGAAAAATCAACAAGATACATAGAGAGTTCTACAAGTAAAGAAAAGGGGCGTTGATTAGAAGTTAAAAGAGAGCAAGAGGAGGCTAAGAAAGTGGAGTATGATTTAAAAGTTCAAAAAACAAAGAGATGCGCGTGAGGGTTTTGTAAATCAAGTTGCAAAATCAACGAGGAGAGAGACATGTAATGTAGCCATGTCTGTTTTGTTTGATTGATGCTTACTgtgtctttttgtttttttattctttACATACGAATAATTTCATACATATCCTATGTATCTATGACTCTGTGACTCTGTCCTAAGATAAAGTCTTaacaattttgtattttttgttatactattcttttcccttttctgtGTAATTTCCATAATAGTTTGGACAAAAGGGGAGAATGAATTATTGTGGGATGCAAAAGTGAATTCCTTTAAAATACTGTTGTTAAACAGAATATGTCATTTGTGGGGTTTTATcaagggaaaaaaaataattgtggggctttttcttataaaatatattactcaactatataataattttgattggCATGATTATATTTGAGTAATATAATTTGTTTAAGAGTAAGTAATAATTTGAATAAAGAAAATCATGATCATGCTTCAtcttttcaaaaagaaatataatactTGCGATCACCAACTCGTGTTGACCGAAGTCACGAATGAAGAGATTTGGTTCATGCTTAAGGACCGGTTTCGTTAGTGTTCGAAAAATAGAATGAAATTTAGGGGGAAAATGATTATGAGCTATTTTATATGTCTGATTTTGattcgtaaaaaaaaataaaatttacatgttttttatatttaagtttttcgatattatataatttttaaaaattcgaatacattatatacttaaacttttataaaattaaaataatttatataacaacaaatacccacaaataattttaattatttcccTTTTACAGTAACCCAATGGTtcctaaattaattttaatttaatgacttattttttgatatatgcaacttattatgtataaaattattaatataacacaGATAATTCTTTATGATGGTACTCTGTAAAATCAAatgacaaaaatataaataagtcaTCAGAAAAGTTAGGTTTTTCAACTTCCCAGATTTTGACTTATAAGTCAAAAATTGGCTCTCAgttgatttaaaataaatgacttattgtttaaagtaaagaagtggacaAGTGATAAATgaacttgacttataagttattacaAGTGTTTGGGTGACTTTTACTTATAAGTCAATTGagtgtttgatatttaaatttataaattcaaaaaatcaaattattaaaagaaaagaaactttgttaataaataaagtgtattacatataaaaatttcaaaaactttataataaaatgtaaagtattaaaaaaatccaaaaatagcaTTTCTGACTTCCTGTTTCTAGTTTAAAAAATCGAAAATAAGCACTTGCGTTTCTTTTACCAACAACTGTACAAGCAGTTTAAAGTGCTAATAGAAACCCGAACCTGTTTATTTTAAACTATGCCAAAACACCCATTAATAAATTCTTTACGCACATTATATGTGTGTATTAGTGGTGTTTGGTCGGGTTTAAAAACCCAGCTTTCAGATATGTAAGTTAaaaacacttattcgtaccgtttacGTAACAAGTcaagaaatacttataaaaaattaaaaatactaatttttgttttatgattttatttttttccaaacaccttatcatttataagttttaacttcattcgcttctttattttaatcaagATGTACTTATTTAAACGCACCCAAACGACCCCAATTATcatctgaaaattaaaaaaaaacctgtaaatcatattttaaaataaaatacatatatctttttaataatttaaattttatatttcatattatataatttataaaatttatgattagattttaatcataaaaagtCACACATCATCATTATAAGTGCACACATCATTGCCTCCACGTGTTAATCTTATGCGGGAGGCACGTAGAACAAGCAAAGCACCACCTGTCACATAGCCGATTTTAAACCGTCCTCCCCGTCGAATATAAAAAATTGCACACAGACGAGGATGCAAAAAACAAAACACTAAAAATACCACCACCATAATCACATATCAATGGCAACAAACGAGTCCGAGAACAACATATGTTACAGCTTCGAACAAGTGGAGAAAGCTGAGGAACAGGTAAACGAAGAAGAAGTATCGCAATTATGCAAAGATCACTGCTCCGGCGTTTCTCCGCCCGACGGCGAGAAGGACCGGGAGCCCACCGGAGAGGTTGCATGCTGCGACGACGGCTCCGGCGATAAGTGCAGAGGGGGCCCACAACAAGACAGTCATTTCAAGTTCAAGGGCATGGAGTGATGGTCATAGAAACAGCTATCAAGTCCTCAAATGTTTTGTAATTCTATAATCATTATCTGTGAtagtaaaatttgtattttttttcaaataaaataaaattttaccttTATTAAATCGcttacttaaattttaaaaataattatgctTAATAGATATCTATGCACCATGGGCAATCTTTTCGGATACTAGATTTAATAGTTCAATCCTTTATAgttttaaattatcttttacTTGATTCACATAAAGATATTCGAGATGTATATCAGTTGtttctaaattattattataaaagtatgaCTTACTGTGATTAATCTATTGATTAAATTCATGTTCCGTAATTCATTGATGTGattaagtttttaattattcaataaattaattaaatcttgtttcaactgatttttggttcaaaatatttaataacacatttttaataatttatagtttataaatagcaaaaaatgatttttgattgaCGGGAAAGAAAACTGAAATGAAgaaacttaaaaataaaaattcgtTAATTTAAAAGTGTTGTTGATGGATTAAATAgagataataataaatttgataacaaATATTGGTCTAAAAAGTATAAGAGGGATGTCAGTGAgctgaaaataaaaagaaaaaaacaaaagatattaataaaGGACAGGTAGTCGGCAAAATCTACGAACCTTAAAAACAGGACCCCGACACACAATCCGTGCGGGCATATTTGTAGGTGGATtttccaatttttattttttggtgaTTTCAGAAATTCAGAGTTTCAGACAACTCTTCACTCATATATCCCCGCTATAAAATCTCGAAAAGGTATAGATATTATCTCTTTTATTGCGAGATTATTATTTACTGATACTCAAAATCTTTGATTTTATTCGGTTACATTTATCTTGTTcttcaattaattatttgtttagatatttgtgttttttgatttttctcCCCTGAATTGTAAGGAAACTTGTTGCTACAAggtatgaatttatttttttcgatCTTTGTTTATATGATGCTGCCTGTCTGCACTTATATTTTCGATTCATGTTGATTGTGTTACATTTTGAATATAAGAGAATTGGGTAGAATTTAATCGATTTGGCTGTTAATTTGATGATCAGATGGGGAGAATGGTGGAGCAGATTGCTGTGGTGGCTGTAATTGTGATGGTTTTGTCGGAAATAATGGGAGGAGTGGTTGGACTGAGAATTATGCTGGAGAAACAGGAGTGCTTGTCACATAAGGCTGACCATGGAGCTACTGTTCGCGCTTCTTTCGTCGTTGTTAAGGTTCATGGATGGCGGCAGTCCATGAGTTCTGGCGCTGATCTTGTTGTGAGTTCAACTCTGAGATCTCGAGTTTCATAGTACTTGAATGCATAACCCTTTTGTGATGTGTTGTTTGATGTTTGGTCACCAGACTTTAAGATTTATGACTAAAACTGAAAGAACAATTCTGACATAGAATTGAGAAATCTAATATGGCCTCATATTTAGGGTTTCTTTCAATTCCACCGATACAagtgtttttaattttgattttgagaaAGTCGAGAGCCTGATTGTTTTAATGATATCCAAAATGGGGAAATCTCTCGTGTAGCCCTTTTTTTGTTGCACTAATGTGGTACTGATTAATGCACTGAGGATATCCATAATCCTTGGACAAaaggggaaggggaaggagTCTTGCTACTAGGCTATCATCGAATCATCAAATCTTCACTTGCTTGTCTATTCAAAATGTTCATTCCTTTGATTAAGTACgcaaaatataatatgtaattgCAAGCATTTGATTCATTCATTAAAACATTTATAGTGATTTGTTGTTGAAGTGAACTGGATACAAAAACCAAGTGTTTTGGTCTCAACAGGTCACAGGGCCATCTGGTGAGCAGATTCGTGATTTCCGTGACAAGACGAGCGAGATGTTTGAGTTTGTGGCTAATAAAGAAGGAGTCTACCGCTTCTGCTTCACTAACAAGTCGCCTTTTTACGAGACCATAGACTTTGATGTCCATTCAAGTTATTTCTTTCATTTTGATCAGGAGCACGCAAAAGATGGTAAGAGGCTTTATGAAAATGTTGCCTTAATTTGCTTCGTGTTTTCTTATATAGATctgatcttttttatttttcttttcaaaatcgCTTATGTACAGAGCATTTCAAGCCTCTCTTGGAATCAATAGCTAAGTTACGAGATGCTTTGTACAACATTCAATATGAACAGCATTGGCTAGGGGCTCAGACTAGTCGCCAGGCTATAGGTATATCTTAAAATACAGTGATGACTAGCTTGTGTTTTCAGATCTTATGCTTCTTCTACTATCTTAATGATGTTTTGATCTTTCCAACCATTAACCGTACAACCCcataataatgaattttagtGAAAATTTGCCAGATTTTTAAGGTTTGGCCGAACATTAAACTCGTGATGATGtgcattttcaaattttagagATATTTTGTTAGGATTGAAGTCCTGTTTCTTTTCTCAAATAGTTAAACTGtggttttgaaattgtaaaAATGCAGTGAACGAGAAAATGGGCAAGAGGGCAATCTACAAAGCAGTCTTCGAATCAGCAGCTCTTGTCAGTGCCAGCGGTCTCCAAGTTTATCTTCTACGTCGTCTTTTCAACAGGAGGCTGGAAATGTCCGGTTTCTAACGTTTCATGTTCTCTTGTAAGTTAAAAAACAAAGTTATAGGCAGAGGAATGAAAGATTGgtatagttttgtaatattgtaatataattatttgatatttacgaaataaattgagaaaagttgataaaaatattagattatattatatagaaaaaggTCTCACATTTAACTATTTAAGTGATTTATAagtgtgtttaaaaatttattcaaagttaatatataatattaatacatttgagtatttcataaaattgaaaacaaaagtttaaataaaaaaaattatattcaatcacCTCATATTTACATGAGATAACATGAAGGAGATGgcatgaatataaaataaacaaaaataataggTAGCAGAATATCACGGGTTTAGAACAATAGGAAGCTGAAAAAAGCCGGAGTCCCAAAAAAAGCTCCATTTCATAGCTTTTTTTCTTAACTTCTTTTACTTATTTTAAGTGCTTCGTATCCTTTGCCAAACACACAGCAGAAAAGAAGAAGTTGACTTTCAGGATTTTAAGCCCAGAAGTCTAGTTCCCGCCCACATAGCTTCTTTTTCTTGATTTCTTTTACCATTTATAAGCGCTCCAAATCACTACCCAAACACAcagtaaaaaacaaaaaatgggCTTCCATGCTTTTAAGCCCACAAGCCCCGTTCCCAAACACCcccataataaaatttgtatcttttattaaattgtttacttaattttctaaaaaaattatgctTAATAGATGTGTATGCAATCTTTTCGGGTGCTAGTTTTAATGGTACAatctttatcattttaaatttcttttgtttttaaattgataatctaaaataaaataatcggTTAACTGTTTATTCaggatttttttttgacaaaccaGATTTTTTTAGTAAgaaagtaattttaaatataggaaAATATGAAATGAAGAGAATAATTTGggttaataataaaaattcattaatttaGAAGTTTTGTTGAAGATTTAAATAGGGATAATAATGAATTTGATTATAGATAGGATATTGGTAGAGAGTGATGTCAGTGAgctgaaaataaaaagaaaaagacagAGATATTAATGAAGGACAGGTAGTCAGCAAAATCTACGAACCTTAAAAACAAGACCCTACACACAATCCGTGCGGGCATATTCGTAGGTGGATTaccaacttttattttttggaaaatTTAGAAATCAAGAGTTTCAGACAACTCATATATCCTCGCTATAAAATCTCGAAAAGGTATAGATATTATAATCTCTTTTATTGCGAGATTATTATTCACTGATACTCAAAATCTTTGATTATTATTCGGTTACATTTTTCTTGTTCttcaattaattttttgtttagatATTTGTGGTTTTTGATTTTTCTCCCCTGAATTGTAAGGGAACTTGTTGCTACAAGGTATGAATTTTTCTTTCAATCTTTGTTTGCATTGTGCTGTCTGTGCACTTATATTTTCGATTCATGGTGATTGTGTTACATTTTGAATATAAGAAAATTGGGTAGAATTTAATCGATTTGGCTGTTAATTTGATGATCAGATGGGGAGAATGGTGGAGCAGATTGCTGTGGTGGCTGTAATTGTGATGGTTTTGTCGGAAATAATGGGAGGAGTGGTTGGACTGAGAATTATGCTGGAGAAACAGGAGTGCCTGTCACATAAAGCTGAACATGGAGCTACTGTTCGCGCTTCTTTCGTCGTTGTTAAGGTTCATGGATGGCGGCAGTCCATGAGTTCTGGCGCTGATCTTGTTGTGAGTTCAACTCTGAGATCTCTTGCTTCATAGTTCTT of the Daucus carota subsp. sativus chromosome 4, DH1 v3.0, whole genome shotgun sequence genome contains:
- the LOC108218823 gene encoding WEB family protein At5g55860, giving the protein MVAKDSKSTGSPKVQVGEIDTRAPFQSVKDAVNMFGEGAFSGERPAIRKARPDSAERVLAKETQLHLAQKELHKLKERLQNVETIKAQEAAELERAKRTVEELSQKLKAVNEAKDISTKATEAAMDQAKKLEESNGGIPTGTDSASNYDSEATRKQYTLASDELAAAKQTLQKIRQDCNATAEEKASALKQITEAEDAAKANMVRASELSKEITVVQESIGQVKVATTQTQQDEAKIYAEKDVQKQLHKAKLEESAKKLLELKEEVDPELTKQLESELAEAAIAIGVIRKDIDSARTSDLDSVKAVTSELDDAKDSLQKVAEEESSLRSLVESLKTELENVKKEHAELKEKENETESVAGYLHVKLRKCKSELEAAITEESKARGASEDLISTLKQLSVECEDAKHESELMKKQAEELKKEAEKEKIAHEEAEDVLKIALMEAEEAKAAESSALDQIKLMSERTSVARASTSESGAQITLSKEEFESLSRKVEESEKLAEMKVAAAMAQVEAVKASENEAIKRLEATQKEIEEIKAATQESLKKAEMAEAAKKAVEGELRKWREREQKKAAETAARILEETEKSIQTEKSIESSPNHYTVQNHYQPEKVVKSSKLEKAKTSLTKKALVPNLSGIFQSKRKQVDGGSMSYLPGERPL
- the LOC108217873 gene encoding transmembrane emp24 domain-containing protein p24beta2, whose product is MGRMVEQIAVVAVIVMVLSEIMGGVVGLRIMLEKQECLSHKADHGATVRASFVVVKVHGWRQSMSSGADLVVTGPSGEQIRDFRDKTSEMFEFVANKEGVYRFCFTNKSPFYETIDFDVHSSYFFHFDQEHAKDEHFKPLLESIAKLRDALYNIQYEQHWLGAQTSRQAIVNEKMGKRAIYKAVFESAALVSASGLQVYLLRRLFNRRLEMSGF